The Nitrospira defluvii nucleotide sequence GCTTATAGCAGATTGGGTGTCAAGAAGGTTACAATCGCCTCTCTCCTTGGCTTGACGCGTTCAACGGCCCTAGAGTAAGGTGATCAGAGTCAGCTGTTGACGCAGATTCTGTTTCACTGGAGGTGCTCCGATGGAAAAACAGGAGAGGAGACCGGAATCCAGAAAGGAATCGCACAGCAAGGAGGAGGTGAAGCCGAATCCAAAAGTTGTCGAGTCCGGTAAGAAACTCAAAGAAGACATCGATAAATTGGTTGATGAGATCGACGATGTGCTCGAGAAAAACGCCGAAGAGTTCGTAAAGAATTATGTGCAAAAGGGAGGGGAGTAGTTCCCCTCCCGTGTTCTTCCCAATCGCCCTGCCACTCACACTCATGTTACGTTTGCCCTTGGTTGGGTAGCGAACAATTCCAACCTGGCCCCCGCTGCTGTTGAGCTGAGCTCCGTTTGACAAAGATGGGGTGAGTCGATACCATTCCCCTTACTTCTCAGTAACTTCCGAATGTTTCAGCCATAGACAGAGGGGCCATGCAGGAAAAACTCTGGGTATTCCGACCGTCCGATCTCGCCATGCAAACTGATCTGTCACGAAGGTTGTTGATTTCGCCGGTGACCGCATCGATCTTGCTGGCTCGCGGGGTGACCACCGCCGAAGAAGCGACTCGCTGGATGACCAGTCCTCAGGACGGGTTGCATGATCCGTGGTTGATTCCCGACATGGCGATCGCAGTCGAGCGGCTCCATGAGGCCTTGTGTCGCGAAGAACGAGTCTGTTTCTACGGGGACTACGATGTGGACGGTGTTTCGGCGACGAGCCTGTATCTGTCCTTCTATCAGGGACTGGGGGGTCATGGTTGCGCATATATCCCTCACCGAGTGCGGGAAGGTTATGGGCTCAATGAGGGCGCGATCCGGCGGTTGGCGCAAGAAGGCGTGACGTTGTTGGTGACCTCCGATTGCGGGACGACGTCGCATCACGAAATTGCCGTGGCGAGGGAGCTTGGTATGGACGTGGTGGTGACGGATCACCATCAAACCGATGCGACGATGCCGCCCGCGCTTGCAGTACTCAATCCGCATCGCCGCGATGCGCACTATCCCTTCAAGGGACTCTGCTCGGCTGGGTTGGCATATAAGGTTGTCTTGGCGTATCAGCAACGGTACGGGTCAGGCGAAGTGGAACCGGAGTCATGTTTGGATTTAGTGGCACTGGCCACGGTGGCGGATATTGTGCCTCTTCAGGATGAAAACCGGATTCTGGTGCGAGAAGGAATGTCGCAAATTACCCGCGGTGCTCGCTGTGGTATTCGTGCGCTGAAGCAGGTGGCCGGTGTTGCCAAAGCCTGCACGAGCGACACGATCGGGTTTCGCCTGGGCCCGCGGCTGAATGCCGCGGGGCGCCTGGACCATGCCATGCTCTGCGTGCGACTCCTGACGACGGAGTCAGATCAGGAGGCCATGCAAATCGCCGAGCAGCTGGAGCAGTTGAATCGGCAGCGCCAGCACATCGAGGAAGGTATCACTACTGCGGTGGCCTCCGATTTGGCGCGGGGAGAGCCGGCTGCGGCCATTGTGTTGGGTTCTCGTGACTGGCACCTGGGTGTGGTGGGCATCGTCGCCGCCAGATTGGTTGATCGGTTTCATCGGCCGAGTATCGTCATTGCGGTGGATGAAAAGGGCATCGGCAAGGGATCGGCTAGGACGGTCGACGGATTTGATCTCTATCAGGGGCTGTCGGA carries:
- a CDS encoding ubiquitin-like protein Pup, yielding MEKQERRPESRKESHSKEEVKPNPKVVESGKKLKEDIDKLVDEIDDVLEKNAEEFVKNYVQKGGE
- the recJ gene encoding single-stranded-DNA-specific exonuclease RecJ, with the translated sequence MQEKLWVFRPSDLAMQTDLSRRLLISPVTASILLARGVTTAEEATRWMTSPQDGLHDPWLIPDMAIAVERLHEALCREERVCFYGDYDVDGVSATSLYLSFYQGLGGHGCAYIPHRVREGYGLNEGAIRRLAQEGVTLLVTSDCGTTSHHEIAVARELGMDVVVTDHHQTDATMPPALAVLNPHRRDAHYPFKGLCSAGLAYKVVLAYQQRYGSGEVEPESCLDLVALATVADIVPLQDENRILVREGMSQITRGARCGIRALKQVAGVAKACTSDTIGFRLGPRLNAAGRLDHAMLCVRLLTTESDQEAMQIAEQLEQLNRQRQHIEEGITTAVASDLARGEPAAAIVLGSRDWHLGVVGIVAARLVDRFHRPSIVIAVDEKGIGKGSARTVDGFDLYQGLSECRDLLEAFGGHPSAAGLTIQESLLEEFRRRFSDVVARWATSARLVPTLQVDAEVNLTDVNFELIQELESLHPFGAGNPEPTLAVRGLDVVEARVVGDKHLKMRVRQGRSFIFDSIGFRMGSFEGLGLRTGRPVDLAFSPERNHWNGYDRVQLRIKALRMSGEVS